The nucleotide sequence GGGCGACTGGGGCGGGCGGAAGAGCAGGTCGGCCAGGGAAGGCTGGCGTGGGAGGGAAATTTCCCCAAAGGCGGCTTCATACTTGGCCAGATTCTCTCCCAAGGCCTGATAAAGCATCTTGACGGCCTGGGGCGTCATCACCACCCGGGCGAGCAGATTGGCCTCCGTATCCCCAGGGAGGAACTGGGCCAAATCCAACACAAACTCCACCGGCGTGTGCCCGATACGCGCCAGGTTGGCGTAGACCGGCTGCAAATCCTGGGGAATGCGTAGACGCAACGGTTGCGGTTTTCGGGTCATCGGGCCCCTCCCTGGAACGCGACAGCCTCAGAAGGGGATTTCGTCCTCCATCCCCGGAAGATCGTCCACCGGAGCCGCGGTGGACGGGCTGCCGCTCATCAGTTCCTCGCTCTCGGCCCGCGAGGTAAGGAAGCGTACCACGCTGGCCCGCACCTCAAAAGCCGCGCCCGCCGTACCGTCCTGGCGGGTGAACACTCGTGGCCCGCCGGTGGCCGGGTCGGGGATCAGCCGCCCTTCAACCAACACCCGCATCCCCCGCTTGAGATACTGGTTGCAGGTTTCGGCCAGTTTGCCCCAGGCGCTCACGCGGAACCAGATGGTTTCTTTGATTTGTTCGCCGTTGGCATTGGTGTACATTCGGTTGGCGGCCACGCTGAAATTGGTCACCGGCGTGCCCTGAGGCGTGTAGCGCATCTCGGGATCTCGACCGAGATTGCCCACGATAATGATCCGATGGTACATGATTCGACCTCCTCCAAAATAGGGCTCTCAGCCCTGCTCGGATGTTTATTGTACCCCAAAAGGCTCACCCCTCACCAATCAAGCGCGCCGCGAGGTCTTCCATGGGACGCAACGCGCTTAGCGGCACGCCATAAGCCTCCTGCCCCAGCCGCACCCCCATGCCCTTGAGGCTGCCGGGGGGCAACCGGCGGGCCTGCTGGGCAAAGGCCCGCCGGGGAAGATAGCCCAACCACCACACCTCTAATCCATACAGCCACAGATTGGCCCACTGGGCCGGCCGGATCACCAGAGGCGTTTTCGCACCTTGGCGCAACACCCCTACCCGCCCCTGGGGAAGGTGCTCCGTGCTCAAGGCGTAGAGTTCCAGCCAACGGAGATCAGGGGCCAAGCGTTGGCCGGGCGGCAAGGCCACCGGATAAGCGGTCAAGGCCTCCTCACTCTGGCCATGCAGCGTCAAAGGCAGCCCCTCGGGCCCCTCGTATTTGAGCGTCACCCTTTGGGGCCGGGGCCAACGGTGCCAGTCCCCGGGCATGGGGAAAATCAAACGCACCGGCAGGCCCCGTTCCAGGGCTTTCTGGCTCTCGGCCTCATCACGGGCCACCAGGGCCAACACCAGCCCAAAAACCAGGATGTCCTCTGGCTGCGCTTCGGCGCTCTGCCAGCGCACTGCGGGTACGGTGGCCCACCCATCCGCCTCAGGCCGACGCCTGAGGCGGC is from Anaerolineae bacterium and encodes:
- a CDS encoding DUF3467 domain-containing protein encodes the protein MTRKPQPLRLRIPQDLQPVYANLARIGHTPVEFVLDLAQFLPGDTEANLLARVVMTPQAVKMLYQALGENLAKYEAAFGEISLPRQPSLADLLFRPPQSPPPPPEPPEPEEK
- a CDS encoding single-stranded DNA-binding protein, whose product is MYHRIIIVGNLGRDPEMRYTPQGTPVTNFSVAANRMYTNANGEQIKETIWFRVSAWGKLAETCNQYLKRGMRVLVEGRLIPDPATGGPRVFTRQDGTAGAAFEVRASVVRFLTSRAESEELMSGSPSTAAPVDDLPGMEDEIPF